A single region of the Saprospiraceae bacterium genome encodes:
- the glmS gene encoding glutamine--fructose-6-phosphate transaminase (isomerizing), whose translation MCGIVAYIGHQEAYPILIKGLQRLEYRGYDSSGVALLNGDITVYKKKGKVQELVNFSEGLPKKGNIGIGHTRWATHGVPNDINAHPHTSGNKRLTLVHNGIIENYAPLKIALEKEGHVFTNDTDTEVLVHLIEEIQKRENLLLEEAVRIALTRVVGAYAIVVIDKEDNNKLVAARKGSPLVIGVGENEFFMASDATPIIEHTKKVIYLNDEEIAVVTKNGHLEIKTISNEIQHPFIQELDMKIEMLEKGGYDFFMLKEIHEQPKTIEDAMRGRLNAVDCWIKLGGIDEFGQRILNAKRFIIAACGTSWHSGLIAEYLFEDLARIPVEVEYASELRYRNPIITKDDVVIAISQSGETADTLAALELAKEKGAFLYGIVNSVGSSIARITDAGSYIHAGPEIGVASTKAFTGQVTLLTMMALSIAQQKGTITDAYFRQLVMELAIIPEKVKKVMEKNEQIKYIAGEIKDKTNALYLGRGYNFPVALEGALKLKEISYIHAEGYPAAEMKHGPIALIDEEMPVIVIATNKSAYDKIVTNIQEVKARKGFVIAVVTEGDEVISQLADHTIEIPDTEEPLTPLLSVIPLQLLSYHIAVMRGCNVDQPRNLAKSVTVE comes from the coding sequence ATGTGTGGTATTGTAGCTTACATTGGGCACCAAGAGGCCTATCCCATTTTAATTAAAGGACTTCAGCGACTTGAATACCGAGGATATGATAGTTCGGGCGTCGCCTTACTCAATGGTGATATTACCGTGTATAAAAAAAAGGGGAAAGTCCAGGAATTAGTAAATTTCAGTGAAGGTTTGCCCAAAAAGGGGAATATTGGTATAGGGCATACCAGGTGGGCAACACATGGTGTTCCCAATGATATAAATGCACACCCTCATACTTCGGGTAACAAACGCCTGACGTTGGTGCATAATGGGATCATTGAAAACTATGCGCCTTTAAAAATCGCTTTGGAGAAAGAAGGCCATGTTTTTACAAATGATACAGATACGGAGGTATTGGTGCATTTGATTGAAGAAATTCAGAAGAGAGAAAATCTTTTACTGGAAGAGGCTGTGCGGATTGCGCTAACACGTGTGGTTGGGGCTTATGCTATAGTCGTGATCGATAAAGAAGATAATAATAAGCTGGTAGCTGCGCGCAAAGGGAGTCCATTGGTTATAGGCGTTGGCGAGAATGAATTTTTTATGGCTTCTGATGCTACTCCTATCATCGAACACACCAAAAAGGTGATCTACCTCAATGATGAAGAAATCGCAGTGGTTACCAAAAATGGGCATCTTGAGATCAAGACTATTTCAAATGAAATACAGCATCCTTTTATCCAAGAACTCGATATGAAGATCGAAATGTTGGAAAAAGGAGGATATGATTTCTTCATGTTGAAAGAGATTCATGAGCAGCCCAAAACGATTGAAGATGCGATGCGAGGACGTTTAAATGCTGTTGACTGTTGGATTAAATTAGGTGGAATTGATGAGTTTGGTCAACGAATATTGAATGCGAAACGTTTTATTATAGCAGCTTGTGGGACTTCTTGGCATTCGGGTTTGATTGCCGAATATTTATTTGAGGATTTAGCGCGTATCCCTGTGGAGGTGGAATATGCCTCTGAGTTGAGGTATAGAAACCCTATTATTACCAAGGATGATGTGGTCATTGCAATTTCTCAATCTGGGGAAACGGCTGACACCTTAGCTGCGTTGGAGTTAGCTAAAGAAAAAGGAGCATTCTTGTATGGTATTGTGAATTCGGTAGGATCATCTATTGCGAGAATTACCGATGCGGGGTCTTATATTCATGCCGGGCCAGAGATTGGGGTAGCGTCTACGAAGGCTTTTACGGGACAGGTTACGTTACTTACAATGATGGCTTTGAGCATTGCTCAACAGAAAGGTACGATTACCGATGCTTATTTCCGACAATTGGTGATGGAATTGGCTATTATTCCTGAGAAGGTTAAGAAAGTGATGGAAAAAAATGAGCAGATTAAATACATAGCCGGAGAAATTAAAGACAAAACAAATGCGTTATACCTCGGAAGAGGATATAATTTCCCTGTTGCGCTGGAAGGTGCTTTAAAACTCAAAGAAATTTCCTATATTCACGCCGAAGGTTATCCAGCGGCAGAGATGAAACATGGGCCAATTGCTTTGATCGACGAGGAAATGCCTGTGATTGTCATAGCTACTAATAAGAGTGCCTACGATAAAATAGTAACAAATATTCAAGAAGTAAAAGCACGTAAAGGATTTGTAATTGCAGTAGTGACCGAAGGAGATGAAGTGATCAGCCAATTAGCTGATCATACCATTGAGATCCCAGATACGGAAGAACCACTCACACCTTTGTTATCTGTTATCCCGCTACAGTTACTTTCTTATCACATTGCCGTTATGCGAGGTTGTAATGTGGATCAACCTCGAAATCTGGCCAAATCGGTTACAGTAGAGTAA
- a CDS encoding aspartate 1-decarboxylase translates to MMIQRLKSKIHRATITDARLNYVGSITIDEDLMDAANLIEGERVQIANNNNGARMETYVIKGERGSGIVCLNGASARLFHPGDIAIIMSYVYMDFEEAKTLKPLVVLVDENNKMTNHP, encoded by the coding sequence ATGATGATTCAAAGATTAAAGTCCAAAATACATCGGGCTACTATAACTGATGCAAGACTCAACTACGTTGGCAGTATCACCATTGATGAGGATTTAATGGATGCCGCTAACCTAATCGAAGGCGAACGCGTCCAGATCGCCAACAATAATAATGGCGCGAGGATGGAAACTTATGTCATTAAAGGAGAACGTGGCTCCGGTATTGTTTGCCTTAATGGTGCTTCTGCCCGGCTTTTCCACCCTGGTGACATTGCCATTATCATGTCATATGTCTATATGGATTTTGAAGAAGCTAAAACATTAAAACCACTGGTTGTTTTGGTGGATGAAAACAATAAAATGACAAATCATCCATAA
- a CDS encoding DUF4270 family protein, which yields MKRILEGLFVVIWCVIVVAACTDPTFVGEELLEGDKVQPGFTDTVSIRTYTSSIDSFRTYTSTFSGQLEKYFVGDFLDPILGRTKATTVIQTRMQRDPTFFTLIPPSFPVGPIVDSIVLVLPYDADNFYGNLNQIYTFEVLELQEGFAREDDYYSNTPVPATAEQLAVHSFRPSLNDSLSVINYTFGVPDTVSFSHLRVHLPIRLGQKLVNLDSISISSDSAYLSVFPGLVLAPISQNDGIVSFNLSPVVGESRGGVYVYYRDQGTDEKNQYQFGFNEFAGRYVNFERDFSGSVAEAYIGPGKGDSLLFLKGNLGTEVRVEFPYITNLKGLIVNEALLEIALVDLPGSPPGEFEPIEQLTLSRKRADGSIVLIDDFLFAPSNLIGLSFGGDLEEGVNGEAGLYTMNISTHLQRMIDGDEVNELIMSVFRRGDNPHRSVLAGAKHPTFPVKLKITFTKP from the coding sequence ATGAAGCGTATTTTGGAGGGCCTTTTTGTTGTCATATGGTGTGTGATCGTTGTTGCTGCTTGTACGGATCCAACTTTTGTAGGGGAAGAATTGCTAGAAGGGGATAAAGTTCAACCTGGATTTACGGATACGGTTAGCATTCGTACCTATACAAGTTCAATCGATAGTTTTCGAACCTATACTTCTACTTTTTCCGGGCAATTAGAGAAATATTTTGTTGGTGATTTTTTAGACCCTATTCTAGGGAGGACAAAAGCGACAACGGTTATTCAAACACGGATGCAACGGGATCCTACTTTTTTTACGTTAATTCCACCGAGCTTTCCGGTGGGGCCCATTGTCGATTCTATTGTATTGGTGCTGCCATACGATGCAGATAACTTTTATGGCAACCTCAATCAGATTTACACTTTTGAAGTGTTGGAATTACAGGAGGGGTTTGCAAGGGAAGATGACTATTATTCGAATACGCCTGTTCCTGCCACTGCCGAGCAATTGGCCGTACATTCTTTCAGGCCATCGCTTAATGATAGTTTAAGCGTTATTAATTATACATTTGGCGTTCCAGATACGGTTTCCTTTTCCCATTTAAGGGTGCATTTACCGATCCGACTTGGGCAAAAGCTGGTTAACCTTGATTCTATTTCAATCTCCTCTGACAGTGCGTATCTCAGTGTTTTCCCAGGACTAGTACTTGCTCCCATTTCTCAAAATGATGGCATAGTCAGTTTTAACCTGTCACCAGTAGTAGGTGAAAGCAGAGGAGGGGTTTATGTTTATTACAGGGACCAAGGGACAGATGAAAAAAATCAATACCAATTTGGATTTAATGAATTTGCCGGACGATATGTAAACTTTGAAAGAGATTTCAGTGGTAGTGTTGCAGAGGCATACATAGGGCCAGGAAAGGGGGATTCGCTGTTGTTTTTGAAAGGTAATTTAGGAACAGAAGTACGAGTCGAATTCCCTTATATAACCAATCTTAAAGGTTTGATTGTCAATGAGGCGCTTTTAGAAATCGCTTTGGTCGATTTACCAGGATCTCCCCCTGGTGAATTTGAACCTATAGAACAGTTGACCCTTTCAAGAAAGAGGGCAGATGGGAGTATTGTTTTGATCGACGACTTTTTATTTGCACCCTCTAATTTGATTGGCCTTTCTTTTGGTGGCGATTTGGAGGAGGGTGTTAATGGCGAAGCAGGTCTATACACGATGAATATTTCTACTCATTTGCAAAGAATGATTGATGGGGATGAGGTCAATGAATTGATAATGTCAGTCTTCCGTAGAGGTGATAATCCACATAGGTCGGTCTTAGCAGGAGCTAAACATCCGACGTTTCCGGTCAAGCTCAAGATCACGTTCACCAAACCATAA
- the panC gene encoding pantoate--beta-alanine ligase gives MYLFKSVHQLNHFLKSFYSANQSIGFVPTMGALHQGHLSLMEASLAANDLSICSIFVNPTQFNESSDLEKYPRVPGLDIALLAEIGCDVLFMPPVTEIYPPGIQLASPIPPPSLINVMEGQFRPGHFEGVVQVVKRLLDITQPTRLYMGQKDYQQATIVQWMIENQKLPVELVVCPIEREKDGLAMSSRNVRLQAELRPIAATLYKTLEAVKIRLKADNIESLQHFAINQFRQAGLRPEYFEIINGYTLQPLSIIDTTDLVVACTAVWVGDVRLIDNMILQDPG, from the coding sequence ATGTACTTGTTTAAAAGTGTTCACCAACTTAATCATTTTTTAAAAAGCTTTTACTCGGCTAATCAATCCATTGGGTTTGTTCCGACCATGGGCGCTTTGCATCAAGGACACCTCTCGCTGATGGAAGCATCTTTGGCTGCCAACGATCTCAGCATTTGCAGTATTTTTGTTAACCCTACACAATTTAACGAAAGTAGTGATCTTGAAAAATATCCGCGTGTACCCGGTTTAGATATCGCTTTACTAGCAGAAATTGGTTGCGATGTACTCTTTATGCCACCCGTTACAGAAATTTATCCGCCTGGCATACAGCTGGCCTCGCCTATTCCTCCACCATCACTCATCAATGTTATGGAAGGACAATTCAGACCTGGCCATTTTGAAGGGGTTGTGCAGGTCGTAAAACGCTTACTTGATATTACACAGCCTACTCGACTCTACATGGGACAGAAGGATTATCAACAGGCAACCATTGTCCAATGGATGATTGAAAATCAAAAATTACCGGTCGAATTAGTCGTTTGTCCTATCGAAAGAGAAAAAGATGGCTTGGCAATGAGCTCCAGAAATGTGCGACTGCAAGCGGAGCTTCGACCAATAGCAGCTACTTTGTATAAAACCTTGGAAGCAGTAAAAATACGCCTGAAAGCTGATAACATCGAATCGCTCCAACATTTCGCCATCAACCAATTCCGCCAAGCAGGGCTTCGGCCCGAATACTTTGAAATTATCAACGGATATACCCTGCAGCCTCTTTCAATTATAGATACAACAGACCTTGTTGTCGCTTGTACCGCCGTTTGGGTTGGCGATGTCCGACTGATAGACAATATGATATTACAGGATCCAGGGTAG
- a CDS encoding TlpA disulfide reductase family protein, which translates to MRILLSLFVVALLGFSIHLSGQSSLPSVEVKTLKGETVDLKELTSNGKLTIISLWASWCAPCKKELDAIAEVYEDWQAAYNVELIAITIDTQRQLAKVKPIVESKGWPFLILSDANNNLKNILNYQTIPQTYLVDMNGQIIYSHNGYLPGDEYELEAQLKAAKGEGN; encoded by the coding sequence ATGCGGATTTTATTAAGCCTTTTTGTTGTTGCATTATTGGGTTTTTCGATTCATTTATCCGGTCAATCCAGTTTACCTTCAGTTGAAGTAAAAACCTTAAAAGGAGAAACCGTAGATTTAAAAGAATTAACCAGTAATGGCAAATTGACCATCATCAGTTTGTGGGCATCCTGGTGTGCACCCTGCAAAAAAGAATTGGACGCCATTGCTGAAGTTTATGAAGACTGGCAAGCTGCGTACAATGTGGAATTAATTGCTATTACCATTGATACGCAGCGACAACTAGCGAAAGTTAAGCCGATCGTAGAATCCAAGGGGTGGCCTTTTTTGATTCTCTCTGATGCCAATAATAACTTGAAGAACATACTGAATTACCAAACAATCCCACAAACCTATCTAGTTGATATGAATGGCCAAATCATTTATAGTCACAATGGTTACTTACCAGGTGATGAGTATGAATTAGAAGCCCAGCTCAAAGCAGCAAAAGGGGAGGGGAATTAA
- the murA gene encoding UDP-N-acetylglucosamine 1-carboxyvinyltransferase, translated as MSTDAFEVIGGHRLSGNITPQGAKNEALQILCATLLTSEQIVISNIPRIRDVDHLIQLLEGLGVEVEEKTKDTFAFTAANIDLDYAQSKDFRDKASRIRGSVMLIGALLARFGKAFLPKPGGDKIGRRRLDTHFHGFEKLGAKFVYDPEADLYSVEGKALKGTYLLMDEISVTGTANIVMAATRAKGQTQIYNAACEPYIQQLCKMLQRMGAKIEGVGSNLLTITGVEALGGTTHRILPDMIEIGSFIGLAAMTQSEITIKDAEVAELGIIPSVFEKMGIELHLKGNDIYIPAQEDYEIQTFIDGSIMTIYDAPWPGFTPDLMSIILVVATQAKGSVLVHQKMFESRLFFVDKLIDMGAQIILCDPHRATVIGLERRTQLRGIEMTSPDIRAGVALLIAALSAKGKSIIRNIHQIDRGYQEIDLRLQALGAKITRF; from the coding sequence ATGTCAACAGATGCATTCGAAGTTATTGGGGGCCATCGATTGAGTGGCAACATTACACCCCAAGGAGCTAAAAATGAAGCCTTACAGATTCTTTGTGCCACCTTACTTACCTCCGAGCAAATTGTCATTTCTAATATCCCGAGGATTCGCGATGTAGATCATCTTATTCAGCTACTAGAAGGCCTAGGTGTGGAAGTGGAAGAAAAAACGAAAGATACCTTTGCATTTACGGCAGCTAATATTGATCTCGATTACGCCCAATCTAAAGATTTTCGGGATAAGGCGAGTAGAATTCGTGGCTCGGTTATGCTAATAGGGGCCTTATTAGCGCGCTTTGGTAAGGCTTTTTTGCCTAAACCAGGAGGGGACAAGATTGGCCGCCGTCGCTTGGATACCCATTTTCATGGCTTCGAAAAGCTCGGCGCCAAGTTTGTTTATGACCCTGAGGCTGATTTATACAGTGTAGAAGGTAAAGCCTTAAAAGGGACATATTTGTTGATGGACGAAATTTCGGTCACTGGGACGGCCAATATTGTGATGGCGGCCACGAGGGCCAAAGGCCAAACACAAATATATAATGCTGCTTGCGAACCCTACATCCAGCAATTATGTAAAATGTTGCAGCGGATGGGGGCTAAAATTGAAGGCGTTGGGTCAAATCTACTGACCATAACAGGTGTTGAAGCACTTGGTGGAACGACGCATCGCATCCTACCTGATATGATCGAAATTGGTAGTTTTATTGGCCTTGCAGCGATGACCCAATCGGAAATTACAATAAAGGACGCCGAAGTAGCCGAATTAGGGATCATTCCGAGTGTCTTTGAAAAAATGGGCATCGAGCTCCACCTTAAAGGAAATGATATTTATATTCCTGCACAGGAAGATTATGAAATTCAAACCTTTATCGATGGGTCTATTATGACCATTTACGATGCCCCTTGGCCAGGGTTTACCCCTGACTTGATGAGCATCATTCTCGTGGTGGCCACCCAAGCCAAAGGCAGTGTTCTTGTTCATCAGAAAATGTTTGAAAGCCGCCTCTTTTTTGTTGATAAACTTATCGATATGGGAGCCCAAATAATTCTTTGTGACCCACATCGTGCCACGGTAATTGGCCTTGAGCGTCGTACGCAATTGAGGGGGATAGAAATGACCTCTCCTGACATTCGCGCTGGGGTAGCTTTACTTATTGCTGCGCTTTCAGCAAAAGGAAAAAGCATAATAAGGAATATCCACCAAATTGACCGTGGTTATCAAGAAATTGATTTACGACTTCAAGCCTTGGGTGCCAAAATTACTCGGTTTTAA
- a CDS encoding proline iminopeptidase-family hydrolase, whose protein sequence is MNTSSAIDNNNCEYIDFKTPGTVQAAGVQMISLKEGFKVWTKRFGNSPMKVLLLHGGPAATHEYMEAFESFFPQANIEFYHYDQLGSKRSDQPENDSLWTIDRFVEEVEQVRQALGLHKDNFFLLGNSWGGILGMEYALKYQQHLKGLVICNMTADFGKYEAYNNYLRSQMRPSLIDSLKYYEQRNDFQNPVYVDLVFEEYYRKHLCRLPDWPEAVSRSFGNINQHVYEYMQGPSEFVPGGILKGWSVWDRLPEIAVPTLTVGAKYDTMKPEEMEEMSHLVQKGSYLYCENGSHLSMWDDQETFMTGVIDFIHKVHNGTFKTE, encoded by the coding sequence ATGAACACCTCAAGCGCTATCGACAACAATAATTGTGAATATATTGATTTTAAAACCCCTGGTACAGTACAGGCTGCTGGCGTACAAATGATCTCCCTAAAAGAAGGCTTTAAAGTATGGACCAAACGCTTTGGCAACAGCCCAATGAAAGTACTCTTATTGCATGGTGGGCCAGCAGCCACCCACGAATACATGGAGGCTTTCGAAAGCTTTTTCCCCCAAGCCAATATTGAGTTTTACCATTATGACCAACTGGGCTCCAAACGTTCGGATCAGCCAGAAAATGATAGCTTATGGACCATTGATCGCTTTGTGGAAGAAGTCGAACAGGTACGCCAGGCCTTAGGCCTCCATAAGGATAACTTTTTTCTTTTGGGCAATTCTTGGGGCGGCATCCTGGGAATGGAATACGCCCTAAAATACCAACAACACCTTAAAGGATTGGTTATCTGTAATATGACTGCCGATTTTGGTAAATATGAAGCCTACAATAATTACCTGCGAAGCCAGATGCGTCCTTCCCTCATCGATTCACTCAAATATTATGAACAGCGAAACGACTTCCAAAACCCTGTTTACGTAGACCTCGTTTTTGAAGAATACTACAGAAAACACCTCTGTCGATTACCCGATTGGCCAGAAGCTGTTTCGCGCAGTTTTGGCAACATCAACCAGCATGTGTATGAATACATGCAGGGACCAAGCGAATTTGTTCCTGGTGGCATCCTAAAAGGATGGTCCGTATGGGATCGCTTGCCCGAAATCGCCGTCCCAACCCTCACCGTGGGCGCCAAGTACGACACCATGAAGCCTGAAGAGATGGAAGAAATGAGCCACCTCGTCCAAAAAGGAAGCTACCTCTATTGTGAGAACGGCAGTCACCTGTCAATGTGGGACGATCAAGAAACCTTCATGACTGGCGTCATCGACTTCATCCATAAGGTCCATAATGGAACTTTTAAAACCGAGTAA
- a CDS encoding DUF4290 domain-containing protein — translation MNEHNMEYNSSREDLIIPEYGRHIQNLVEHAKTIEGAELRQEFAHRIIGLMMQMHPQNRGMDDYREKMWKHLFRIAKYELDVQVPDGIHPSPEDARKRPEKVPYPDIDTKFKHYGNNVQKLINKALTMDEGPIRSGFVAVIGSYMKLAYRTWNKEHYVSDEVIKTDLLRLSGGKLQLDEEISLDNLGAVNRRRKRPMNSNGGNERSGGRDRDRDRDRDNDRNSHKPRVRIPPSRRRRN, via the coding sequence ATGAATGAACATAATATGGAGTATAACTCATCAAGAGAGGATTTAATTATTCCTGAATATGGGCGACATATTCAGAACTTGGTGGAACATGCTAAAACGATAGAAGGTGCTGAATTACGACAGGAGTTCGCACATCGGATTATTGGGCTGATGATGCAAATGCACCCTCAAAACCGCGGGATGGACGACTATCGCGAAAAAATGTGGAAACACCTTTTTCGCATTGCCAAATACGAGCTAGATGTGCAAGTTCCGGATGGTATTCATCCCAGCCCTGAAGACGCTCGAAAACGTCCCGAAAAAGTGCCTTATCCCGATATTGATACGAAATTCAAGCATTACGGAAATAATGTACAAAAGCTTATCAATAAGGCACTTACAATGGATGAAGGCCCTATTCGTAGTGGATTTGTGGCGGTGATTGGTTCTTACATGAAATTAGCTTACCGGACTTGGAATAAAGAACATTATGTTTCAGACGAAGTGATCAAAACAGATTTACTGAGGCTGTCAGGCGGTAAACTTCAGCTAGATGAAGAAATTTCTTTAGATAACCTTGGAGCGGTTAATCGTCGCCGGAAACGACCAATGAATAGCAATGGCGGTAATGAGCGCTCGGGCGGCAGAGATAGGGATAGAGATCGCGACCGTGATAATGATCGGAATTCTCATAAGCCAAGGGTTCGGATACCACCCAGCCGAAGACGAAGAAATTAA
- a CDS encoding DUF6029 family protein, giving the protein MMNKITLFFLNFLLLNLLPLENTAQQENGGTLSGSLETQGNFYIRDAKIGAANTPQYDHQLYGANSWLNLNYSNWGFDFGLRFDAFQHSALPNPLDSYTDEGIGRWFVHKKLEKLDISGGYIYDQLGSGIVFRAYEERALFIDNALLGIRLAYDIAPDWQIKLFSGRQKFRFDTYQSVVRGLGIEGYISGKEGTNWSLAPGLGVVGRTFSAETVDQLLSTIATYTPQDTVSVDYNNYALTLYNTLSAGNWSWYVEGAYKTQDVFFDPLAAKLNWDGQVAQGKFVRRSGTVIYSSLSYAANGLGISVEGKRTANFYFRTNPFVSLNQGMINFLPPMSRENTYRLTTRYVPATQEIGEMALQADLRYLFSKQLSLNINFSNISSLNNELLYQELYTELAYKYKKTWTLLGGLQLQSYNQAIYEEKPGVPRVETIIPYVDFLYKINRKKAFRIEGQAMFVGKDQKAGQKQDYGDWLFGLVEYTVAPHWTFTLSDMYNVTPGKNAPDDGQGGKKAIHYPRVDIYYTQKANRFSLSFIKQVEGVVCSGGICRLEPAFSGFRLGVNTSF; this is encoded by the coding sequence ATGATGAACAAAATTACTTTATTTTTTCTCAATTTCCTCTTGTTGAATTTACTCCCCCTCGAAAATACAGCCCAACAAGAAAACGGCGGTACGCTCTCTGGCAGCTTGGAAACACAAGGCAATTTTTATATCCGCGATGCAAAAATAGGAGCTGCCAATACCCCTCAGTATGATCACCAACTTTACGGCGCCAATAGCTGGCTTAATCTTAATTATAGTAATTGGGGCTTCGATTTTGGCCTTCGATTTGATGCTTTCCAACATTCCGCGCTGCCCAATCCGCTAGATTCTTATACCGATGAAGGCATTGGCAGGTGGTTTGTTCATAAAAAATTAGAAAAACTAGACATCAGCGGCGGTTATATTTATGATCAACTAGGGAGTGGGATTGTTTTTCGGGCATATGAAGAACGGGCCCTGTTTATTGATAATGCATTATTAGGCATCCGACTGGCTTATGATATCGCCCCAGATTGGCAAATCAAATTATTCTCTGGTCGGCAAAAATTTCGTTTTGATACTTATCAATCAGTTGTAAGAGGACTTGGCATAGAAGGTTATATTAGCGGAAAAGAAGGGACAAATTGGTCGCTGGCCCCCGGCCTGGGGGTGGTCGGACGAACATTTTCTGCTGAAACCGTCGATCAACTCCTTTCGACAATTGCGACCTACACGCCTCAAGATACGGTCAGCGTCGATTACAATAATTATGCCTTAACGCTTTACAATACGCTAAGTGCGGGCAATTGGAGTTGGTATGTAGAAGGGGCCTATAAAACCCAAGATGTTTTCTTTGATCCACTCGCAGCCAAACTCAACTGGGACGGACAGGTGGCACAGGGTAAATTTGTCCGACGATCTGGTACCGTCATCTATTCTAGCCTTTCTTATGCCGCTAATGGTTTGGGCATCAGTGTAGAAGGAAAACGAACCGCCAATTTTTATTTCAGAACCAACCCCTTTGTCTCCCTCAACCAGGGAATGATCAATTTCCTGCCTCCTATGAGCCGCGAAAATACCTACCGACTCACGACGAGATATGTACCCGCTACGCAGGAAATCGGAGAAATGGCCCTTCAGGCCGACCTTCGTTACTTGTTTAGCAAACAACTAAGCTTGAATATTAATTTTTCCAACATTTCAAGCCTGAACAATGAATTGCTTTACCAGGAACTCTACACAGAATTAGCCTATAAGTATAAAAAAACCTGGACCTTGCTGGGCGGCCTTCAATTACAATCTTATAATCAGGCCATTTATGAAGAAAAACCAGGTGTGCCCAGGGTAGAAACAATCATTCCCTATGTTGATTTTTTGTATAAAATTAATCGCAAAAAAGCATTTCGCATAGAGGGCCAAGCTATGTTTGTTGGGAAAGACCAGAAAGCAGGACAGAAACAAGACTATGGCGACTGGCTATTTGGTTTGGTGGAATATACCGTGGCACCACATTGGACATTTACCTTATCGGATATGTATAATGTAACACCTGGAAAGAATGCTCCTGATGATGGACAAGGTGGTAAAAAAGCAATTCACTACCCAAGAGTCGATATTTATTACACCCAAAAAGCCAATCGCTTTTCGCTTAGCTTTATCAAGCAAGTAGAAGGCGTCGTTTGTTCAGGTGGCATCTGTCGGCTAGAACCCGCTTTTAGTGGATTTCGTTTAGGTGTAAATACTTCATTCTAA
- a CDS encoding glycogen/starch synthase, which yields MSKKKVLIVTQEMQPYTALSEISEIARKLPQFVQENGMEIRVLMPRFGSINERRHRLHEVVRLSGMNIIVDDDDFPLIIKVASLPEARMQVYFLDNEDFFERKAVFNDEEGDFFEDNADRMIFFCKGVIETVKKFGWPPDIIHCHGWMTSLIPLYLKTAYRNEPLFQQSKVIYSVYNSEIQPHFSNSFVAKASINNLTAKDLNAYQNGSGVTLHKGAIAFSDAFIQGSENLSETVEVELTNEENKPKLDFVEGEYLPAYLAFYHNLLTEEVNP from the coding sequence ATGAGTAAAAAGAAAGTGCTGATCGTGACGCAGGAAATGCAGCCATATACTGCACTCTCCGAAATCTCTGAGATTGCCCGAAAGCTTCCCCAATTTGTCCAAGAAAATGGCATGGAAATTCGTGTGTTGATGCCTCGATTTGGTAGTATAAATGAGAGACGACATCGTTTGCACGAGGTGGTTAGGCTTTCTGGTATGAATATCATTGTAGATGATGATGATTTCCCTTTAATCATTAAGGTGGCTTCTCTGCCTGAGGCTAGGATGCAGGTATACTTTTTAGATAATGAAGACTTTTTTGAGCGCAAAGCGGTCTTCAACGATGAAGAAGGTGATTTTTTTGAGGATAATGCGGATCGCATGATCTTCTTTTGTAAAGGGGTAATTGAGACCGTCAAAAAATTTGGCTGGCCACCCGACATTATTCATTGCCACGGCTGGATGACTAGTTTGATACCACTTTATCTAAAGACGGCTTATAGAAATGAGCCGCTTTTCCAACAATCCAAGGTTATTTATTCTGTATATAATAGTGAAATACAGCCGCATTTTTCAAACTCTTTTGTTGCTAAGGCTTCGATCAATAACCTTACAGCAAAAGATTTGAATGCCTATCAAAATGGCAGTGGCGTTACGCTTCATAAAGGAGCAATTGCTTTTTCTGATGCCTTTATTCAAGGCAGCGAAAACCTTAGTGAAACCGTTGAAGTAGAGCTGACTAATGAAGAAAATAAACCTAAACTGGATTTTGTAGAGGGAGAATACCTTCCTGCCTATTTAGCGTTTTACCATAATCTTTTAACAGAGGAGGTTAATCCTTAG